Within Hydractinia symbiolongicarpus strain clone_291-10 chromosome 11, HSymV2.1, whole genome shotgun sequence, the genomic segment atatataaaatgaaaatgctgttttgagttttttaatgaaaaagatgttgttttttttgcttcAATGATTCATGAAATCTCAGTAATAAGAATTGGTCTCCAGTGTATCGTTAGGTAGAGAAAAGAATACATTgccacatgtttttttaacaatgcTCTTCAGTGTGATGTGTGTTGTTATTATTCTAAACCACACTACGTTTGAAGTTTGATCTTATTTGTTCTTCTTCTGGTTAGTAAGACAAAGTAATTTGCCTTGTTTATTACTTTGGTTAAAAGGGATTGTTTttggaaaatgtttaaataaaaatcgttgcATAAAACGTTAGAGTATTTagttaagaacaattttataagaacacgaaCCTTAGATATTGATTCAAATCATTGTTTTAAAATCTAAGAACAATCCAAGTCTGAAATTTcatgaataaaaacaaaacgaagCTGAATTCTTAGGTTGAAGTCTGAAGTTGTGTTCTTACTATCAAGAACGAAATAAGAACATATCAATCTGAAACATGCTCAAGAATTAAACACAACGGTGCTTTTTTGCTGGTTCTTGAATTATGTATagcacaattttttaatttctatcgTTCAATTAAATCAAAGGATTTGTATTTTTGCTGCTatttacagaaaaatatttcGATTTTTGATGAGGTTAAATGTTCTTTTCTTTACTAAATCTCAGCCTCGATATTCTTGATAGATTCTGATCAAAACATTGCTTTATAGTCAATCTGTTGCAACGATCGAACCAAAAATTGCATAAGAACAAAAATAACTCTGTTgttgtatttgttttaaaagattttctcATTCATGTCCGAGGTGAAGTGCTCGGACTTAAAGATGGCTTGATTTAATGTACTTAAATACTTAAAatccttttttaaactttttcctaTGATAAGGATAAATTGTGCATGCGGAAACTTATGCGGATgtacaaagtttttttgtcaCTTCAGTAAGACAAACCAATGTATTGAACATGTTGTAATTACTGTATATTAGAAATATAatctttaattatttataccatttaaAACCTTAATAAGCTAACAGTATTGtattattgaaaagaaaaaaaatttattgactGAGAAAAGAATAGATTTTGTGGAGATGTATTTTCAATACAAAATCATTCTCCACTTTCAAAAGCAAAGGTGTAGTTTCGCACTGATGAGGAAAAAAAGGTAGAATAGTTGAATAATGGAGTGTTTTAACAAAATTCTGCACAAGTTCTGAAGCTGTTAGGTTTTGTActgcttttaaaatttaaaaagaaaagttatgTATAGAATGCTAGAAAGGGAATGTTTTTGACGAATAATTTCGCTGCTTCaaatattttgtgtgttttccAGGTGTATTTTATCtccttttaatttcaatttaGGAGAGACCTTCAAGTAGCATAGGATTAGTACATCCACAACCTGCTCGAAAACACCACGACGAGGTAACATCAATTTTTACTCTTCTTgcaatctataaaaaaacagtgttgtgttttgtagataaaaaaCCAGTATTTAAATCGTGTTACTGTTTTAAATTGTTCTACTTTTGACATGTTCTCTGACTGATGATTTGTAAACAACAGGTTATGACGTGTTTCTTAAACTTTCAAGCAGCATTAGATAGTACGTTGAAGTAGCATTAGAACATTAGACGTTTTTATAAGGAGTTAAAGCAAGCTTCTTCTATAGCGGCAAcagatgtaaatttttaaaaagtgttcatgtaaataaaaaaactttcggaATATCAAGACATACAAAAATATCTTGTATTTAGAATTGTTAATTTGGTTATGAAAAaactgatattttttaaaaaaaaaacgaggcagatcacttttttgaaaacgaggctgcAGTGATGCAGTTTaacaataatgttttttttaaagaattaaaactAAAAACTGCTAAAAATTATGCTTTACCGGcttgaaaataatttaagaacacGTTTTGGCTACTTGTGTGGTTTTTTGGGCCgataaaaagtaagaaaaaacgtttttttttgtgtgtgtgaaaAATAGATATGTTGATTGTGAACAACTGAATCCactgttaatttttaaaaatgttcttttcaaaattttattattaacatCCATATCGCctgatttaaattttaacaatcacgacaaaaaaagcaaaaaacacttaaattattttgattattaaaaaaaatacatttgttaaaaaatataatacacaATATAAAAGATGAAATATATAAGTATGTAAATACTACGCGTTTATCACTTCATATAACATACAGTATACGAACacacaaaagaaatatttttatatctgaacACATTCAAAAGCATGAAAAAATAACACATCATTTTACATCTGGTTCTTAAATCAGAACTTCTATTTTAAACTTTCAGCAAATATGTAAATACAACACTTCAACTGAGATGTTATCAAACTTATAGTTATGTTTGGtaggttttaataaaaaacatttgcgGAGAAGAAATTGTAtttagttttttattaattatctGAGGAAGGTGCAACAAGTCATTGGAACAGTTcacaagtgtttttatttttcatttttctcagTTATTGTATTTTAAACTTCTAGACTTTACTGGCTTGTTGTATGTTACATTACgtgttttgttgtttatttttttatttatttatttgttttgttttgtttgtttttaaatataagaAAAGCTCAATTCTTCTGCCCAACAAGAGTACAAggcatttaaattttaattataataGTGTAATGCGATAATTGAAGCCAGTCAAATAATCTAATACAACTCTTTTCTCTCGGTTATTGCGTCACTTTTATTAAAACTATGATCTTCGAAATCTCTAAATATTCTTTTATAACATGCTGCTGTGAACTTGTTCGATTTATTCAACCTCTTTTTTGCCAAATCCACTCTATTATTTACAACATACcgctatttttgaaatttacttttTCCCCTAATGGACCACATGACATTTACGTGAGGGATCAccgctgctgatatcagcataaaaACTTAGTTTGCTAGCCTCGACTCTATATATGTCTTTATCATTTTAACGGGAGATGTAAATATATGGAAAATACTGGTTCTCTCATGTTAACATCATTCGTCAAAAAAGTGAGGAATATGAGTTAGTCTTTCTTGTAATCTTTACATCAGTTCTTTATCATCTTCTAAGCTCTCCTGATTATAAAGTGAACACGTGATCTGATAGCACACACCACAATTTCACGATTGCAAAGTATTGCGCAATCTAGAACAAGAACCccgtttttttcattttattggtCACGTTTCTGTCTGTCATTTTGATAGAGCCTCTTGTGGAGATTAAGCTTTGTTTATCTCATCTGTGAATAGTAGAAGTGGTTGCTATGACGACAATTCATCTCCATAATTATAATAAGTTTTTTTACATGCATGTTAATTATTTCCGTTACATGTAGTTAATTTTGAACGATAACGTTGTTCAAAAAGACCTGCTTTTATTAGATTTTTGTTATgttcttatctttttttatctgattttactaTACTCTTAGTAATATAATTATAACTATGTTATATTTATTCGAGTTTTACCTTCAAATATTTCATAGTGATTTTTGCGGTACAAAATGTCTTACCTTTGTAGAGAGCTTTATCTCTGTTtaaattatgaatattttttcCACTCATGAAGAAAACGAATAAAGCAAGTCAATAATAATATATCTCTGCAATTTGATTGGTTATATcaataattattcttttgttaagCGGAATTTTAATAACCAATCAAGATTCAGAAGTAGTTCTCTTTTGAGTGGAAACGAGCCTTTATGGTATATTAAGATGAAGATATTAATCTATAGTGGAAACCATGCTTCAACTTCGAGCATATAGCAATTGCAATTTTAACATAAACatgttaaatatttattttataaaaaacgttatGTTAGACACTTCAGTACAGTGTTATTCATAGTTTCAGCGAAGTTATGATGTTTTATCGAAACAGGTGCGGTTAAAAATTGACTGGCTGCTAAATGTTTATGTGTGATATTCtccttgttttgtttgtttgtttgtttgtttgttatttttcataACAAGGCTGTTTACATTAAATTCTAATTAAACTCAAAatgatttcaaatccactttaCTTGTCATCACGTGACAAAACTCATTTAAAACAACCCTAAAACAACTCAAAACCAGTTATTTCACCTCTTATTAACATGACTCAACACATCGTTTTACGACGATAAAATAGAAGATTTCGTAGGAGTAGAGGAAAATTATTTACCCTCCAAAATGATCCTAGGGGTGTGTTCACATAAAACTGATTCGCataatactttttaaaaatttgaaagtgaGAATATGACCCCTTTTGTGTTCGGTGAGTCAGATTTGAAGAAAGCGTCCAACGGTGGTCAACGCgtgttttttaatttgatgtttttgtgtCTAGGGTAATTATTCGTGCTCGTTAGAGGGTTATTCTTCTTTTGAATACGCAAATGATTAGTTTAATTACCATAGAGAAGTTTTAATTGAGTTCTTTTTACTTTTGACATATCTCTAATGGTAGTTGATTTCGAAAGAACTTTATCCTACACATAGCTTCGAAGGTAATTCTTTATTAAAACTCTGACAGTGATTGCTTTTCTTGTGTTAGGTActtcatatttttgtttgtttgtttgtgtatttttttgttttatttgccatactttatttgtttatttttatgattttgaGATGATAAGTGTTggctttttattttaacaaaatttgtccctacGATCTTTAACTTTTTGTCATAGGTCAAAAAAGACAACATTAGCAAACCTGTttcgatttctttttttgttttattgttaatatatattttttttaaaaaaaatgaaaaagtttcaAGAAAACGTGTTTACATGGAGTAAAAAATGTCAAGCTTGTACAGTTATGGAGGTTTGATGTGCTATTCTCAAAGTGAAGGAAAGAGATTTTAACGACTTCTTACGAATGTCTCTATATAtctttttcttaaattaaatttaattaggATATTAGTGAAGTGATTTGAAAGGCTTAATGTCGTATTAATTAGTGTATTGTCATTTCTTGAAAATCATCTGATACCAAGGGAGTAACACAAGCACATTTGAACAAGTTTGTATAAATAAGAAAGATGGCTGGatacaatttcttttcttttttttttgttgttgaattATAACTTTTTCTCTGATCCGGGTTgatattagtttttaaaagagaaacaagGTTTTTTTAAGTACAATGAATTTATCAGTGCAAAtgtgataataaaaacaaaacaatttgatTACTAGAACAgaattgtatatttttaaattttaaaagagttCGACCACCACATTCAACTGCAGTGAAACATTTACATTGCGGTGGTTCGCAGAAATTCATTACTAATAAAAATAGCTCGACTGAGTGTTTGAACTGGAAAAAATTTACATGCTAATGTCAATGTTTGcttttaatatgtcatttttttaaaaccaatAAAATTTCTTGAGTATGTCAACCTGTATTTGAGAATTATGAAATATAAGGAAAAATCAATGAAGTGAATCTTATCATTTtctacaattctttttttttgttctttaagaCCCTGGGTCCACTAGGATGAATTTTTATCATTTCAATATTACCATCGCTTCCAAGTGATTATTTTATACCCGCTTATTTACTTATCTATATTCCATACATCTCATTTCATCAACTATACTAAGaaacattattttcattttaaatttggTGTATTTTGGTTTTGCAACCACTTCATATATTTATCTAATTAACCAGCAAATCCCCTATACACGAGCTGGTATAAGGGCTGGTTTACACTGTAATTaccgtttttataagaataccacaatctaaccaggctggtcattattctgatttttctattgttctaaacaacagGGCCATTGATTTTAACCTAAaatcccagcctgatattcttataaagaatTATCttaaaaatcatgtttttatAAATCATGTTTTTATAAATCATGTTTTTATAAAGCATGTTCTTATGAATCATGTTCTTATAAAGGATGTTCTTATAAAGCATGTTCTTATAAagcatgtttttataaaagagAAGCGTGCGATTGCATGTTATTcgccaatctttttttttaaataagataaGCTTCCCTATGGTATGTTGCTAGGATACGATAACAATTACAAttagttttgtttttcaacTTAATCTAAACGTCTGCTTAATAGGTTTGTACAAACTTTATGATGTAAAACATCTTTTCTTTGTGTCAGAAAGCGTGCACTTGATGTAACGATgagtttttgtgttgttttgtgaACAGCTGTCTTTGGAAAATTACTTATCCTGTatatatttgtttctttttttcactTCGTTACTATTCTTTAtatcttttaattatttctatTATTCTAATTAGCTTttactttctaaaaataatcCCTCTTAATATACGTATTTAGAGTCTGGAATTTTTGCTCTATTACGCCTTATTAAGTTAACACCCAGTTACAGATGTAAGGGCGTCAGCGCCCATACACAGATTTGGAGggagttgttttttaaatttaaaggtctcgaaatgttttatttcaggatcgtttaatttatttaatttgtctGGGTCATCAAGACGTATCacgattttttagaaaataaagatAAGGGCTTATGAAATATTAAGCAAGACAACAGCTACATTTGAGCTGTGTATTGATTTATTTACTGTTCTTCTTTTTGTTAATATCAAGCATGCTTTCATGTAGGGTCACGTTTGTAATTTTTAACGGATGTGTTAAATCAATATGTTTGCTTgtgaaaatttgtaatgtcaaCAAATACGAGTTAATTCAAGTACACTTGAGTTATGTTTACATGAAGTTAGTTTTGAAAGACAACCTAAACTATTCTTTTTGATACAttgcttgtgtttttattacacttttgtttatttaaagaacGTCTCCTAGTGTAATTCGAACCTAATTTCACTTTCACATATGATAATCAGTTGATTTTGTTTTGACTCTTGTTGGAAAGATTAATACTGACTTTGTGAGACTTGGTATAAGGTAAAATGAGAAAGAGCAAATAAAATGAAACCCATCTGggagaaaaagttgaaaatgtgTTGTTGACTTGAGAGTTAAGAGCTAGTCCACACTACAAAGCTTTATAAGTTACTGAATGTTTGCATAGTTTTTGTtgataaacaaacttttttttacttttaggaGAACAATTCAAGTGTTATGAACTCTATACATTATAATCACCGTGAAACTGCTATGCGTTCTTTGTCACCAGCAGACATCCAACGCTACGCTCCATTTGTTGGGAGACATCACTCACAAAGCTCTCAACCATCTTGTCCTGTCCATGGTCATGAACCAGGACATCAGCACGATGAGCAAGCCTGTAGACCACCTGGTTTGAACTTCGATCCAGCTCGTCTACCACGTGACTTTGCTCTACATGCACAACATCCAAGGTTGAGGGAGGAAATACAGTTACTGCAACAGCATGGAAGACATCCGTTAGAGGTGTGTTCTTCATTGAAGATACTATTATTAGTTTTACTCTTCAGCAGTGAGTGTTagatttattttattgattATGGTTACGTTTCAGCGAAAAGACATTTTGCAATCTCATCATGCACTCGAAGAAGACTTGCGAAGGAGGGGTTTGGACTATAGATGGGGACTCCCCCCTCACTTGTTAGATGAGACATATCGACGTCATCTTCTGAATGGCGGTCATGAACACAGTGGGTTTAAGGTATGACTTAAAATGGGCATTGTTTTAATTAGCAAATAATTGATCCTTTTGGTTGCACAAAATTTTCGTGTCTTCGTTAGTTGATTTTCTTCGTGctgtaaattttaaagtttgcgAACACATTCTGACAAAGCTTTTGTTTACGTAGGAGCCGCCACACGGATTATATCTTCCTCCTCATTTTTACTATGGTGGAAGAGATTACCCTCTACCTGGAGATCAATACATTTCGCACGGGTTACCCAGTCAAGCTGAAATGCTTCATCGACATGCACCTGTAAGTCCAAGACTATTAGAATATTATCGGAGAGGCGACCACGGTTTTGCGGAGCGCACGACGCGCAACGATGTAGAAGCTGAGCGGAGACACGAAGAAAGACGTGAGAAAGAGAGGAGTAGTATTCCACACACTCCATCGCTGGAGTCCTTAAAGAGAAAGAATGAAGAAATCATGTTAGGTATgaataacataaaaaacataacCAATTGATGAATACTAACCCGTTTTTTTCCTTAAACAACTgaattttatctatattataatactctcCAAGTGAAATCAtctcttttttttcaaatttagctGAACGGAAAAGAAATGATGAAGAGAAAATGAATCGGGAGCTGGTCAACAACCGACCTGTACGTATAAGTTTGAATTCTGTGCGCATTTTCTCTTTGGTTTGAATTGTTTATTAACtaggatattttttttagaaattgccATTTATCAAAGGATTAGATTACCAGCGAAACACACAAAAACTTAATGGTATAGTTCTTTAGTGTACCCTAAATTTTTACTTGacacaataaaatatattttttgttacttgCAAATCTTACTGTTCACATGCTTTCTTTAATAGATAAACCACTTGAAGCAAACTCAATTGACTCCTTATTGAAACTTCCTGATTCAAAGACCGAGTTAGCAGCTGCTAGTATACTTGCCAACATGAACCGTATTAACCAATCGCCGTCTTCTGACGATGTTGAAAGTCTCAACAGTAGTAGCGGAACTGAAAACCATTCACTGAAGCCGCTACCTCCGAAATTAGAAGAAACAGAAAATGATACGGAACAATCTGAGGAGGTATGATCACATGTGAACTCCACCGCAGAgtgtaaaatataattatatatacacgTTTGCTATTTCctggaaaaaaacttttaaggcCGTGAAGTTTGTTCGCAGTAGAGTATTTTCGAATTAAGGAGCATTCGAATCAACAGATATATACCGTCCGAGGGCAATGCATACTTCATTAGCCGTTCCATTCATAACACTTTGTGCtttttttcgtaaaattttCTTTGATAGATCATCTTTGCTAAGAAGTGGTCATAAGGATGTGATATAGATAAAGCTCTCCATCTTTGATGATTTTTTAACTCGctgtttttagaaactacaataCATGTTATCACTCGGTCTTGTTTCACACTCACGAAAGAGAGGTATGTGGtgacattttcagatttttttctatttatttgaatgtgatatatatttaaatgttatatttatttaaaagtgatatttatttttaaatttttactttaCAGTTTTAGAGGATGATTACGATCGTAAAAGATGGGATCGcaaatttcgcaaatttcgTGGAAGGCCTAAAAAAAGATCGAAACGAGaggtaaaaataattacttttcttttctcctcttttaaacatatttaagCAGAGTTTTAGTTACTTTTTCATACATTCTAGAACACGGAGGAGAGCAGTTTAAACGGAGATGCCCGACCTGGATCAGACTTAGATTTTTACAGTGGTCCAATGACTCGCCACAAGCAACAGCTGCTCCAAGAACAGGAAACTCTACTGGAACAAATACAAAAACGACACAGCATAGACACCAATgaagataataataataataacaataatagtaataatgaaATTCATAGTGAAACTAACAATGATAGTAAACATAAAAATCGAAAATCACCTCGAAATTCTCCCAACAAGGAATCACGCTCCCCGTTTGTGGTTTCCACTGACAAGAATACTACCCAGTTAGAAGAAGTTAACAATTCATCAAGATCAAATCAATTCACGCTCACCTCTAATCACGATAATTTATCATTTAACAACCGTACGCATGCGCAAGAATCCAAACATAGTTTAGAACAATCGCGTCTAGTAACCATGCTTCGAGACGGCAACTCTTACCCGCAGAAGCCTAATAAACACGAAAGAATGTACCAAAGACCACAATCAAGTCAACATCGTGACCCTGTGGAAGAGGTTAAAATGTTGGATAATAGCCTGTTCGGACGGTTAAACGTATGtgctttaattttgtttgctaatttttatttgtttcatgAAAATACTATTGTTTTGTACTAAGTTAATGCTTTTGTAGGAACCTCATGAATCGTATCTACGATGGTGCGGTGTTCAACAAGTCAGCCAATCATACGCTGGTTATCAAGCAGGTTTGTAGTTTTCCATCTTGGttgttttctgttgttttttttgtaatttgaagTCACAAAAACTTCGCTTGTAGCAATCTCTTCTAACATGAATCTGATACGCCTAATTCTAAAAGCCGtgttgacaaaaatcaaaactttgtaattttaaaattagttcGCACGAGATAAAAGggagaaataaacaaaataatttttttgcagaataCGACGCGAAACGACAACAGCTTCTTCAGTCTTACGAAGAACTGCAACGCGAAAATCACAATCTTCGTCAAAAGCAAAACCATCTCGATAAAGATATGGCTGTGTATAACGAACGTAGGATGAGGATTGCTGAGAGAAGGCGACATATGCATTTATCTTTGGAAGGAATTCATCATTCTCTGAGAACACTCTCTAATCTTTagacttctttatttttatattttatattttgtctcGATTATTTATGAGGcgtcttaaaaattttaaaatggatATTGTGAGGGAGGTGCTAGTGGAGTTCTTAAAATTTTCTAAATATTGTGACTTCTTTCTGAAGACTTTtaatttatctaatattatttcttgatatttttgctCTCCTCCTCACTTGCCCTCTTCCATTGGTATGGTATGGATATAGCTTATATCCTGACATTGTAAATTTGTACAAAGTTAAAGTGTTATTCATTGATATTTATATTTTGGAGGTCGTTTGCGTCATACATGTAGTACTCAATCCCCTTTTTGTATAGATCTATAGAAAGgccattaaaatttttgaagattCAAGAAAAGCCGTGTTTTTAATCTCAtgctattgttttaaaatggctGTCTATTTATTTTATGATATTTTTGAGTTTTAAACTCGCTTAGCTCGCATTGTACATGTAAATTAAATAACTGTTAAAAGGAGTCTGGGTTATAATAATAAAGATGCGGTTTTTTTAATCCAATCAGAAAGTAGCGATTTTTTACGCCTATGTCTAAACCTAGCTAGTTTTGAATGTTTCGCACGTGAATTGCTGCTTGGTGCTAGTGTATTTAATGTATCGGGTGGCCACAAGTCCTGGAAATTACAGAAAATGTAGGAGTTCCGGAATTTTCTCTGGTCAAAACATAGTCATATAGTTTCTTTCTGGGCCGTGGATGATTTACATCTAACGTTATGTGCTGTACAATTAACAGAAGGACTAAGTTTCAGAGGCAAAGTTAAAATACTGCAAAAAATTTGAGCGATAATATTGATCTTGGTGAAGATTCGACTTGAATGATTTTGTTGAAATGTcaaataatcaatttttttggGAATAACATGCTTTTGAAAGGATAATTCCCTGCTATTAGCACAATCTGATACCAACACACAATTTGTAACCATTAAATTCTGTTATAAAATTTGAAAGGGTGATgttataaaaatactttttatagAAGGTGTACAATTCATGATCATCCATCCAAGTATTCTCAGTGAAAACGAGAGAGATGATCAATGAATATTTCATACTTTGGGATGATAAGGCTAGATGAAGTACAAGTAACAATAACTAGTGTGTCTTGAATGTCAATATGCCAATAGTTGCTCAATGACAGTTTTGAAATTCGTTGACTGAAGTCAAAGAAGTTTCTATAATATAGTGGTTGGAGTAGGAAGCGGTGAAAGATCTTGAATAATATTGAAATCTTCCCGTTTTTGAATTGAAGTGTTGAAATTGAAGTGGTTTGACCAATACTTTTTTGTGGAGGATTGAGATGAGGTAGCTCTCTTTCTTTCAAGCTTTTGCGAGTTGAATAAACCCAGATTTGTTCTGTACAAAAATGACGTTcgcatatatataatttaaatgttGCGATGCGTTTTTTTAGCTGATCATCAAGGACCTTATCTTTCGTAATAATGCTAGTAAGTTCCTTCCCCTATTTCTTGTTTACATCAGTAGTGGGTAGTGGAACTTTAAAAATACTGAGCTCTTTGTTTCTCCGTGATGTAGGACACTTAAATATTGCACAATTTTCGCAAGGCATAAAAAAAATACCAAGCAAGAAGTCTAAACAACAGCACAAGCAACAGTTAAAACTGCGCCATGTTGAACTTCTGTGCAGAATCAGACGCTTGGGCGCCAGTATCTCTCGACTATGATCCAAAtgatggaaaaatatttttgaaaaaaaagaatgtttgcatTTTATGCGCGTACCATTCCaatcacacaaaaaaatatttttttaaatttaatggaCGTGCAATTTTTCTAAAAGTCGGGGAATTTATATCGAAAGATTTCTGAGCACTCAGAATCGATAGATATaagattttgaattattttaaataagttttgtttacatcagaATTGGTTTGGTTCTAATCTTTGTTGTGTTATTCGAGTGTTTACTGCAAGAAAAATGTATTCGTCGCTCGTTGCATACTGACTGATTTGTTGGAGTTTTTTCAAAGTTACGATGAAGAGTGAAAGGAATCAACTTTTGATATGGTAGAAAAGGAATACTTGAACAAAAATGGTAACCATGTGTCGCAATATTCATTAGAATTCAATTTTCTATTCAGATTTTcctaagaaatagaaaaaaaaactcaGGATTGCCTATGGATCAGGGAATACCAGGACATAGGAGAGTGCATCAGTAAAATATGGTGAAATATAGGAAAATCATGGAATTTTATCAAAGCCACTTCTTAATTTGTAAGTTAATCCGCGCGTGTTTTTGTAAACTTCTATAAAACTCCAAGTATATTGCTGATTTTTCATGTGGAATTTTGTTTGAATGTAACAGGTAATATTTGCCATCATTGTCATCTTTTGAAAATGTTTGAATTCTCTTCGTCACAAAACATGAAGCAGCTACTCAGTAAGCTACTTTCAGTCTCACTTCAAGTAAATGTGACAAAGATTTGGAAAAGTTGCTAAGCTGGTAAGAGAAGCATCTACTGTCCATTGtgagaatttcaaaaactttaatCAAATGTTAACACGGTTGGACGGTTTTTACTTTGAACTGTTTGAGATCAatagtaaatataaaaatcttttcgaagtttttaaattgattttaacTCTCAATCAGGGATAGGCAGCTGTTGAGAGAGGATTAAGCATTAACATTGCAATGTTTTCGAAAACTTGAAAGAATTGTCTTTGACGTCCCGTAGAAGGCCAAGGATTATTTAGTATCCCAAAATCTAAGACCGTACAAAGTGAACACGGTTCTCTACCACGCTCATTCAACATAGCCCGCGGCAGCGAACTTCAGAAACGCACATGCGCGAAAATTGGAAAACATAAATCGTAAAAATCCTAGGcggcgatgacgtcatcacattcAAAGTAATGCACTAACAGCCCAAATAAAGTCTATCACCTACATATTAGACCCAAAATGTGTTTTATT encodes:
- the LOC130614719 gene encoding uncharacterized protein LOC130614719 isoform X2, with protein sequence MKATATVPPFLNFSVRNHHQEQANTVTTSAEGGFAAALRKLAQQAPGFPAPVSHREMRQKSPPTKNAEMISPVLLPHHSMHPGSYISGAPIMAPIPHSFPNSEKTELLMKSPYGHSHESHKELSSRPPVPGIFQFHEREEHHHHRSKERYELHARKPFEQAQFSSAASSAGVVLNSSLKERPSSSIGLVHPQPARKHHDEENNSSVMNSIHYNHRETAMRSLSPADIQRYAPFVGRHHSQSSQPSCPVHGHEPGHQHDEQACRPPGLNFDPARLPRDFALHAQHPRLREEIQLLQQHGRHPLERKDILQSHHALEEDLRRRGLDYRWGLPPHLLDETYRRHLLNGGHEHSGFKEPPHGLYLPPHFYYGGRDYPLPGDQYISHGLPSQAEMLHRHAPVSPRLLEYYRRGDHGFAERTTRNDVEAERRHEERREKERSSIPHTPSLESLKRKNEEIMLAERKRNDEEKMNRELVNNRPKLPFIKGLDYQRNTQKLNDKPLEANSIDSLLKLPDSKTELAAASILANMNRINQSPSSDDVESLNSSSGTENHSLKPLPPKLEETENDTEQSEEKLQYMLSLGLVSHSRKRVLEDDYDRKRWDRKFRKFRGRPKKRSKRENTEESSLNGDARPGSDLDFYSGPMTRHKQQLLQEQETLLEQIQKRHSIDTNEDNNNNNNNSNNEIHSETNNDSKHKNRKSPRNSPNKESRSPFVVSTDKNTTQLEEVNNSSRSNQFTLTSNHDNLSFNNRTHAQESKHSLEQSRLVTMLRDGNSYPQKPNKHERMYQRPQSSQHRDPVEEVKMLDNSLFGRLNEPHESYLRWCGVQQVSQSYAGYQAEYDAKRQQLLQSYEELQRENHNLRQKQNHLDKDMAVYNERRMRIAERRRHMHLSLEGIHHSLRTLSNL